One stretch of Pyrenophora tritici-repentis strain M4 chromosome 4, whole genome shotgun sequence DNA includes these proteins:
- a CDS encoding Med15 multi-domain protein yields the protein MADNQSEISSADSAEAQNQLQNEQSEHLSDSPWAKFTAEQLMENCPYTVALKVINTALWGVPAPADANETHATTWVAKAIHDYNVSMAWDDDLFIDYKWDFEGWTKELFSKVERGTLRSLKSVLRHRGVYTGNNHARVADSLYNILGIENTLEWEPAEFRAMKFDQQSEAYQRQQSNKRQQDTQHTVYPAVQQPPQVQQPPQLQQPPQLQQPPQVPQPSQLQRPSQGEQQEQYRVRQGVQSRSQTIEPQQPLHMSGTLEGPQHRQLWEQAAQPQQGRAQLQTRPPATAYREVTPFPQQPTNRVPNRPPELPYDPYKTLPPRWSRNDRLDANTITHNKYTGNAYDLLDDKIKIFFSICWQVDIQEEQFHAVFPRILTGRAETFYIQVVERDDSFADAYMAIKNHFDHDVHHQHYYTDWTTTTFARTRTENPDKGLHEVLQILLDKLQLCQRALGKNFEGEDALRTTVINACRGVPELEMALFKPATICEGLFSDLRSAVETHLARQHTTQMVTEDQYYLDRRYNGNGRIRGRSRGGGGFRGGSRGAYRGGEQRDDNGRGFKPRWRKKCFVCQKEGCWSTNHTDEERKAARTQFFSTLYFTGTQPPKDFSVHLAEYEGIEHTSQSGVLAPHLWRRRIPPRRAISSQLGFVLMLVNESIDVNTFTIQGNVIHYSSTKCKRITRSVLASEIYGMVNGFDIGIAVATTLRIEKRLMIDIMALRQSYERREITEIRWINGEDNPADAFTKASPNRALERFIDGNKLTVRVEGWVQRPTSFDG from the exons ATGGCGGATAACCAAAGCGAAATAAGCTCTGCAGACTCTGCTGAAGCTCAGAATCAACTACAGAATGAGCAATCAGAACACCTCTCAGACTCACCATGGGCCAAATTTACCGCGGAACAACTTATGGAAAactgtccatacacagttgcactcaaggtcatcaatacagctctctggggtgtacccgcacCGGCGGACGCAAATGAGACACACGCAACAACGTGGGTCGCTAAagctatccacgactacaatgtgtcaatggcctgggacgatgacctcttcattgactacaaatgggactttgaaggatggacgaAGGAGCTATTTAGCAAGGTTGAGCGTGGTACACTAAGGTCTCTTAAGAGTGTGCTACGACACCGGGgagtatacactggcaacaATCACGCCAGGGTGGCGGACTCTCTCTACAACATTCTAGGTATAGAGAATACTCTTGAATGGGAACCAGCagagtttcgagccatgaaATTCGACCAACAGTCCGAAGCGTACCAGCGCCAGCAGAGCAATAAACGCCAACAGGACACTCAGCACACAGTCTATCcagctgtacaacaaccaccgcaagtacaacaaccgccgcaattacaacaaccgccgcaattacaacagcCACCGCAAGTACCACAGCCGTCGCAATTACAACGACCGTCGCAGGGCGAGCAACAagagcagtatagagtgagacaaggcgtccAGAGCCGTTCCCAAACAATAGAGCCACAACAGCCGCTACACATGAGCGGTACGCTGGAAGGGCCTCAGCATCGACAACTGTGGGAGCAGGCCGCGCAGCCGCAACAAGGGCGTGCGCAACTACAGACACGGCCGCCAGCGACTGCATATCGCGAAGTCACGCCATTTCCGCAACAGCCAACGAACCGCGTCCCTAACAGACCACCCGAACTACCATAcgacccgtacaagacgctaccgccgcgatggtccCGCAACGATCGACTCGACGCTaatacgatcacgca caacaagtatacagggaatgcgtacgatctcctagacgataagatcaagatcttcttcagcatctgctggcaggtagatatccaagaagagcagtttcacgcagtgtttccccgtatccttaccggacgtgcagagacattctacatacaggttgtagagagagatgacagctttgctgatgcgtacatggcaatcaaaaaccacttcgaccatgacgtccatcaccagcactactacacagactggacgactacaaccttcgctcgcacccgcacagagaaccccgacaagggactacacgaggttctgcagatcctgcttgacaagctgcagctatgccagcgtgcccttggcaagaactttgagggcgaggatgccctacgtaccactgtcatcaatgcctgccgaggagtaccagagcttgagatggcactgttcaaaccagccacaatctgtgaaggactcttctcagaCCTACGTTCTGCAGTTGAGACACACCTTGCACGGCAACACACTACCCAGATGGTCACAGAGGACCAATACTACTTAGAtcgccgatacaacggcaatggaagAATCCGAGGTAgatctcgaggtggaggaggattcagaggcggatcTAGAGGAGCATAtcgaggaggcgagcagcgcgacgacaacggacgaggattTAAGCCTcgctggaggaagaaatgctttgtttgccagaaggaaggatgctggtctaccaaccacacagacgaagagcgcaaggctgcccgtacacagttcttctctacgctatactttacaggtACACAGCCCcccaaggacttctccgtacatcttgcagaatacgaagggatcgagcacactagcca atcaggcgttcttgcaccacatctctggcgacgacgtataccgccaagacgcgccatcagctcacagctaggctttgtccttatgctcgtcaacgagtctattgacgtcaacaccttcacaatacagggcaacgtgatccactacagctctacaaaatgcaagcgcatcacacggagcgtactggcctcagagatctacggcatggtcaacggctttgacataggcattgcagttgcaaccacgctgaggata gaaaagcgtctcatgatcgacatcatggcgctgcgccaatcatatgagcgtcgcgagatcacggagatccgctggatcaatggtgaagacaatcctgcagacgccttcaccaaggcatcgccaaaccgcgctcttgaacgctttattgacggcaataagctgacagtccgagtagagggatgggtgcagaggccgacaagctttgatggttga
- a CDS encoding Dimer-Tnp-hAT domain containing protein, with protein sequence MLPPPARKERDPDPAFDRQREHKRIRIDAPVSTTDLYEQYISTDRLHNEEAGCNEAIAYWLSRYDSQRDLARFALDMFAISPLSDECERLFSSAKLTIVDRRGRLKADIIEACECLRAWYGKPQAEGNSDIEDSENEDD encoded by the coding sequence atgctgccaccaccagccaggaaggagagagatcctgacccagcatttgatcgccagcgggaacataagcgcattcgaatagacgctccagtttctacaactgatttgtatgaacaatacatctctactgaccggcttcataacgaagaggcaggttgcaatgaggctattgcgtactggctatctcgctacgactcccaacgagatctcgctcgcttcgctctagacatgtttgcgatctcgcctctgtcggatgaatgcgaacgtctttttagtagcgcgaagcttactatcgtcgatcgccgtggtaggctgaaggcagatattatagaagcgtgcgagtgtctccgggcctggtatggaaagccccaagctgaggggaacagcgatatcgaggatagtgagaacgaagacgactag
- a CDS encoding DUF566 multi-domain protein → MKYTTATIAGVTMALASAKDCNLPPISEAAVAGDVFKLVALPKVANEIECAPFQAKNNNLLIGADFQSANCTTRLPRDHASFVLNGQGLLFLYTGDTPDNFQTQQMFVDRSSMGQGQIQYTTGDAAGIGRNQERGPFKITETSDLVFDNGNGVVTAFQACPPAKGEELSGWEVWLAGNPKPAGSEGCVELNARAVKEAKPEACEYSVYNS, encoded by the coding sequence ATGAAGTACACCACCGCCACTATCGCCGGCGTCACCATGGCCCTCGCATCCGCAAAGGACTGCAACCTGCCCCCCATCTCTGAAGCTGCCGTCGCCGGCGACGTCTTCAAGCTAGTAGCCCTCCCCAAGGTCGCCAACGAGATCGAATGCGCGCCCTTCCAAGCCAAGAACAACAACCTCCTCATCGGCGCGGATTTCCAGAGCGCAAACTGCACCACCCGACTCCCCCGCGACCACGCCTCATTCGTCCTCAACGGCCAAGgcctcctcttcctctaCACCGGCGACACCCCCGACAACTTCCAAACCCAGCAAATGTTCGTCGACCGCTCCAGCATGGGCCAGGGACAAATCCAATACACAACCGGCGACGCTGCCGGCATCGGCCGCAACCAGGAGCGCGGTCCCTTCAAGATTACTGAGACCAGCGACCTCGTCTTTGATAACGGCAATGGCGTCGTTACCGCATTCCAGGCTTGCCCCCCGGCTAAGGGTGAAGAGTTGAGCGGTTGGGAGGTCTGGCTCGCTGGCAACCCTAAGCCAGCTGGTAGTGAGGGATGTGTTGAGTTGAATGCTAGGGCTGTCAAGGAGGCGAAGCCTGAGGCTTGCGAGTACTCTGTTTACAACTCTTAG